In Pontimonas salivibrio, the sequence TTCTGCCGCCGGGGTGCGAGACGAACCCTCTTCTCTATAAGCGCCTCTTTAGTCTTAGCGTCTAACGCAAACCCCCCCTTCACTCCTTTATGCCCACTCTGATGAAGGTTGGTAGTAAGACACCCCCGAGCGCACGCATAAGGGATAGTAGGGCTCCGGGTAGGACCGAGTTGTAGTTAAAGCCCAACCTGAAAGATGCTGCTTCGCCAGCAACACTTCGGCTAGAAACCGGAGTGTGTTTCAAGAGTCTGCGGAGCTTTCTGTCACTCAGGGGGATGCAGTCGTACACGTCTCCTTTTCCAGCCAGGCGAACCAGTTTCGAGGCGACGGGACTCGGTAACCAACTGAGGAACGGTAAGTCGAAATGGGACTCCCAGATAAACCATCGGTTTGGAACGGCGACATACAAAATGCCACCCGTTTTCAGCACTCGTGTGACTTCCTCCAGGTGAATCTGCTGTTCCTCAGGGGATGCTAAATGTTCCAGGAGATGGTTTGACACGACGCAATCGAAGGTAGACGCCCCAAATGGCAGCGCGGCCCCAGCTACAGAAACATAATCAAAACCGGCTTTACGCACTCGCAGATCTACGACATCCACAGAAGTGACGCGACCTTGAGGGACTGTATTGTCGCTCAAATAGCCGGCAATGTGTCCCGATCCTGTGCCAACATCCAGGACGGTTGCATTCGGCTGTAAGCCCGCATTGACCAAAATTGTCGCAATTCGACGGGCCTGTCTATTTCTGGACGAAGAATCCAGAACTGCATGAGGAGCGGGCATTGGTGGTTTCCTTCTCGAGGCAGACACAATTAGCTTAACTAGTGTCGCCGGGAAGAGACCTATCGAGCATGTCCTCGCGCGAGACAACCTTCAGTCGCTCCCGCCCTCGCTCCTTGCCCAAGGCACGCTCAGCGTCATCGAGTCGCTGCCAACCTGAGAGATCGCGGTAGTTCACGTCTCGACTGTCAAGCAACTGGGTAACAGCATCTTCCTCAGGCTCTGCGGGAGTCCACCAGGACGCCTGGTCTTTGACCAAGTGTTGAATGGTTTCCATTGCATCCGACTTGGTGTGACCAATGAGGCCCACCGGGCCTCTTTTGATCCACCCCGTCGCATACACTCCGGGTACTACCCGGTTGTGATCATCGAGTACTTGGCCTTCATGGTTGGGAATTATTCCGTGTCGCTCATCGAAGGGGATGCCATCCAGGGGTGAGCCAAAGTATCCGACTGCCCGGTAGAGGGCATCGATGTCTAGTTCGCGAATCTCCCCCGTCGGCCGCACGCCGCCTGCACCATCCGGTTGGGTGCGCTCGTATCGAAAGTTCTGGACCTTTTCGTTTCCAAGAACCTCGAGCGGGTTGGCATAGAAGTGGAAGTGAAGCCTCCTGGAGGCGGAACCTGTTTCACGCTGGCGCCACGATTGGAAGATTCGGTCAATAACGACCAGTTGCTTATTGGAAGTAATGGCCTCCTTTGCCGCTTGGTCGTAGTCAAAGTCCTCATCGTGTAGCACCATGTCCACGTCGTTTAGTTCACCCAGCTCGCGCAGTTCCAGTGGAGTGAATTTCACCTGCATGGGTCCACGGCGGCCAAAGATGTGAACGTCCGTGACGGGCGATTTCTTAAGGCCCTCATAGACATTGTCGGGAATTTCTGTGGGCAAGAGGTCATCGGGGTGCTTGACCAACATCCTGGCCACATCCAACGCTACGTTGCCGTTACCCACCACAGCGATGTTCTTGGCATCCAGTGGCCACTCACGCGGCACATCCGGGTGGCCGTCGTACCAGCTGACAAAGTCCGCTGCGCCGTAGCTTCCGGGAAGATCAATACCCGGAAGGGACAAGTTTGCATCTTCCATCGCCCCGGTCGAGAAAATCACGGCGTGGTAGTGCTTTTTCAGATCATCCAACGTGATGTCGGTTCCGTAGTTCACGTTGCCAAACAGGCGGATGTGACCGGTATCAAGAATGTCCTTAAGGGCATTGATAATGCCCTTAATTCGGGGGTGATCCGGTGCCACTCCGTATCTCACCAGTCCGTAGGGGGCAGGAAGCCGTTCAAAAAGGTCGATGGACACATCGAAGGCTCGTTCGTATTTGAGCAAAATATCGGCCGCATAGATTCCTGCTGGGCCTGCACCCACAATGGCGAGCCTAAGTTTCACGTCTGTGTTCTCCCGCGTCGTACTAATTCGACATTCCTCAAACTGATCTCTTCTGAACCCACCGGACACTGCCTGCATGTCACTGAGCAGTACGTGTCATTTCGCAGTGTTTTGGGCCCTGCCCAGGTTACCGGGCTCACACACCCTGCTTTGCTCGCTCCCTGCAATGGCCAAAGTACGTGAGCCGGTCACAGCCAGCAGCCTTATTGGGTGCGCTCCACGACTTGGTGGGCAAAACGCTCAAGAGCGTCGGTGACCACCCCTTCTGGCAACTCGGCCAGGTGGGCAATAGCCTTGTCGGCTACTTTCCTGGCTTCTTCCGTGGTGTCTGTCGTTACCTGGTGGTGACGAAGGGACGAAATGGCTTCGCTGAATTCTTCTTCACTGAGATCTCCTGTTGCCCCTTTTCGAAGGGTTTCGAGGAGCTCGTTGTCGCTAGCATGGTTCTCGGCGCGCTTTTCCAACAGCAGCATGGGGAGTGTGGCGACTCCGCGCCTCACATCGGTCCCTGCTTTTTTGCCGGTTTCTTCTTCATCGGCCGACAGGTCGATGACGTCATCCACCAACTGGAATGCCACACCAATGTGTTCACCGAAGCCTTGAATGGCTGGAACATATTCGACCGGTGCGCCCGACAGTGTCACACCGAATTCCCCAGATAATGCAATCAGGGATCCTGTTTTATCGGCCAACACCCCCAGGTAATGCTCAATGGGGTCTTCGCCCTCTTTCGGGCCGACGGTTTCCCGCATCTGACCGACAACGAGTCGCTCAAAGGTGTCCGTTTGGCGACGCATCGCGTCGCCACCCAAGCCCACACCGAGCGATCCGGCCCTTGCGAACAGCAAATCGCCGGCGAGGATGGCAATCGAGTTGGTCCACACCTTTTGGGCTGCGGTGACCCCACGGCGCTTTACCGCTTCATCCATGACGTCATCGTGGTAGAGAGTGGCGAGGTGCGTCAGTTCGATGACCTGCGCTGCTGTGATCACCTGATCGGTGGCACCCTCACCCCACTGGGCTGTTAGCAGAGTGAGAAGTGGCCTGATCCTCTTGCCGCCGGCGTCAAACAGATAGCGAGAGACAGCGTCAGCAATCTCGTGGGTGTAACTAAGCTCTGCTCCCAATCCCGATTCAATGGCGTCCAAGCCCTTATCGAGGGCGCGAGCCACATCTTTTTGTTCGCTGGAGGCAAAGAGGGCTTGGCCACCGGAAAGGAATTTTGAGCCGCGACCGCGCGGAGCGCCATCTAACTCGCTGGCTGGAGTTGCAGTCACCACGTGTCCCTTGCGGTCGGGGTCGACCGACTACCTGTGGGAGCCGGTCACGGTCTGGTTGGCCTGAGTGGAGGGCGACGCCGGGCGCGCACGGCGCTCTGCGACAGATCCTCGGACTTTCTTACTCTCTGGTGCACGGGCACGATGCAACGCAACGATGCCCCCGGTCAGGTTACGGTATGCCACCCGGGTAAACCCTGCCGCTCGTAACCACTGGGCCAACACATCTTGGGTGGGCCATTCGCGAATGGAGTCCATCAGGTAGGTGTAGGCCTCAGGGTTCGAACTTGTCACCTTGGCAATCGCCGGCATCACGTATTTGAGGTATGCCTTGTAGGAGCCTTTCACCACTGCACGGTCCGGGTGGGAAAACTCACAAATCACCAGCCGACCACCAGGCTTTAACACCCGATACATCTCGCCGATGGCGAGCTGCGGATTGTTGACGTTTCGAAGACCGAAACTAATCGTCACGGCGTCAAAGGATTGTGGCGGAAACGGCAACGCTTCAGCGTCACCCTCCACAAACGTCAGCTCAGGATGGCGTTTTCTGCCCTCTTCGACCATGCCGGCAGAAAAATCCAGGGCGACCACTTCCGCACCAGATTTCGCAATAGCGACCGACGATGTCCCTGTGCCCGCAGCAATATCCAGAATCCGCTCACCGGGCTGTGGGTCCAAAGCTTTCACTGTGGCGATACGCCACAATGTCGCGTTTCCACCAGAGAGCACCGTGTTGGTGCGGTCGTAGCCTTTGGCTACTTCAGTGAACATCGCAGCAACCTGCTCTGGGTCTTTACCCAAATCCGCTGCGGTCATAGTGATTAGCTTAATTGGCCAAAGCCTGGAGTAGTCAGAGTGTCGCCTTGGAATTCAGGCAACCCGGTTAGCCTTTCCTGGTGACCGAGCGACCTCTAACACCTCACGCAGTGCCTGCGCTTCATGTCACCACAGTGGCCAACGCCACGTCAGAGCCCCCACTCGCCGCCGCCGAGTCCGACAACCCACTGTTGTTCCAGCGCCTCGGAAAGGGAGTCGCCGGCTCCGGTGTCGCACTCCGGGCAGAATTTTCAGGGACCAACCGCTTTCACGACGCCACAACATGGTGGTCAGAAGTGGTGGAGCACGCAACCGTCACTAATCCTCTCGGTCGACCCGGAACGGGCCTACTAGCCATGGGGGCGTTTAGTTTCAGCACTCTTTCCCACCACCGGAGTGTGTTGATTGTTCCCCGGCATGTTTGGGGCACCGACGAACACGGTTCGTGGCAGACAACGATTGAAGTCATCGAACACGAAACAGGTGGCGCCGCTGTCGAAGAAGACGGCTTAGCCACCTCACACGCTGCAGCTACCAATGCCCTAGACAACACAGCGAATAAGTCATCACGTGCAACTGAGCCTGAGTCCGCTGCTGAACCAGCCGCACGGCACAATGAATGGCACGCGGGTCAAGTGAGCGAGGCGCGCTTCTTGGATCTTGTGTCCCAAGCGAAGCAAGCCATCTCGCAGGGCGGACTTCACAAAGTTGTCGTCGCTCGCGATTTAGTGCGCAGTTTTGAGCAGGAACCCGATTGGCGGATTGTCCTGCAGGGTCTCACCGAGGCCTATCCGGATACTTTCGTCTTTTCCCTCGATGGATTCTTTGGGGCAAGCCCCGAAACGTTGGTGTCGCTTCGCGGGGAACACGTCAGCCTTCGAGTCTTAGCGGGTAGTACCGCGCGTGGTAGTCACCCTGAAGAAGATCGAGCGCAATCAGAAGCACTATCCACCAGCACCAAAGATCTCGATGAGCACCAGTTTGCTGTGAGAAGCGTTGTGGAGTCCCTAGCTGCTGCCAACATCACCGCAGTGGCAGACGACAACCCGTTTAGTCTCAAACTGCCAAACCTGTGGCACTTGGCCACTGATGTGGTGGCCAAAGTGCCAGAGGGCATTGGGGGCTTGAGGGTCCTCCAGGCCCTCCACCCCACGGCCGCTGTTGCCGGATCACCCACCACCGACGCGTTGGCCTTTCTCGAAGAACACGAGAATCTTGACCGCGGGCGCTACGCGGGACCAGTTGGCTGGATTGATGAGCGCGGTGATGGTGACTGGGCTATTGCTCTTCGCTGTGCTCAATACGACCCAGAGGCATACACGCTGACTGCTTACGCCGGTGCCGGCGTTGTTGCCGAATCAGATCCAGAGCGGGAACTCCTAGAAACCGGGCTCAAATTTCGGCCAATTACTGAGGGGGCCCACCACAACAGCCGGCCGTGACCGAAGTGGACCGTAACTAAGGTAAACCCACGTCGCGTACGGGTTCCGGTCAGAAGTAATGCAAGGGTCGACCGCTCCATGCCCGCAGTTCTTGCTATGTTCTTGAGCAACTAGTGGTCTTCTCGCCGTGGAACCAGACAATCCACAACCAGATGCTGGGCCGGGTTTGCGAGCGCCTCTACCAAATCCCCGTGGTTTTTCGCCATGACGTAATTCCATCCGTATGCCCCCGCAAGCGCTTCGATATTGACTTCAGCGGGGGTGAAGATCACCCGATTAAACGCCTCTGCCTCCGCCGTGCGACTTGCCTCCAATAAGTCAAAGAGGCTCCCGCCACCATCGCGGACAACAATCACTTGCAGTCTGGTGTCTTCTGCTTCTCCTTTGTCGAGCAGGAGGGAGCCGGCATCGTGTAAAAACGCCAAGTCCCCAAGGACTGCTCGTGTGATTCCGGCCGTCGCCGGGTCGCCACTGTGCGCGCGCGCCATGGCAATGCCGCGCGCCGTGGCGATTGTGCCGTCAATTCCGGAGAGGCCTCGACTTGACCACACGGGAATGTTCTTTCCCGGGACCGCCATGTCGCATTCTCGAATCATCCTGGAGGACCCTAAGACCAATTGGTCGTGTGGCCATGTATTTTGCCACACCTCTAGGGCAATCTGTCGTCTCGTGAGCGGCCTTCTCACGACATCCATTTCGGCTTTCGCGAAACGCGAGCGCTCCGCCATGTCATCAGAATCAAGCAAAGCAACTTCTGGTGCCGGCGGGTCTAGTGCCACCGACTGGGCCTCAACAAGCTGCCGGGAAGCATGAACCCAGGGGCCTACCCAACTGCGTGCCACATCGCGAGTGACCGGATTCGTGACAGAAATGTGGTCAGCAATCTGGGCAGTCCCTGACGGGTTCGCGGGTTCGTGCTCAGATCTCTGCCACACGACATGTTCAACGTCAGTTCGTGCCAACAAGGCCTGGACTTGGCGAGAGAGTGTGGGCCTTCCCACACAGACCACTCGTTCAATAGCGACACCTTGCGGGGGATTATCCAGTAGCTCACGGTACGCGACCACTAGGTGGGGTCCGAAATGGGCGCCCGAATGCACTTCGGCGATTAATGGCGCCCCAAGATCGATAGCGAGCTGTTCGGCCTCAGCCCCGGCCCTGTGACCGGCAATCACAATCGTCCCGGGCTGTGGTTCGAGAGTGAGCTCACGAATCGGAGCGATAGATGTGTTCCCCTCAGCGGCATTTGTCGGTGTCATAACAGCTGGACTCGCACTCCGCAGCACACCGAGTACGTCATCAATCTGCTGTGTCAAAAGCGGCGAGCTGAGGGGCTCCCGGAAAGCAACGTTGACCTGCACCGGTCCAGGGCGCCCTCCAGGTTCTCCGTGTTGGGCGAGCCGGGCAGCCTCCGTGGCACGCTCCAGTGCTTCTGCCTGGTCGCTCTCGTGGCCCTCTGGTGCGTTGACCTGGAGCACACTGTGAACCGCCGGACCAAACATCCCCGGTTGCACTGTGGTTTGGTTTGCGCCCACACCTTGTAGTTCTGGTGGTCGATCGGCGGTGAGGGCGATGAGGGGAATCCCGGAGTGTTTTGCTTCCAGCAATGCTGGCAGGTAATGGGCGGGGGCCGAACCTGACGTGCAGATGAGGACAGCGGGTTGTCCAGTGTGGATGGAGAGCCCTAGTCCAAAGAATCCTGCCGTTCGCTCATCAACTGAGACATGCACGCTGAGGGACACTTCGGGGTGCTGGCTCAGCTCATAGGCCGCCAGGGCGAGAGCTTGCGACCTGGAGCCAGGGCTCACGACAACGTGTCGCACGCCACGTTCAATCAACCCCAACAGAAACGGCAGCGACCAATCGGTCGCTGGCGATTCACTCGCGGTCATGCGCGTGGTGGGGTCGGAGGGGTGCTGTCGCCTGGCTGGTCATCTGGGCCCTCATCTGAGTGCTCATCCGATTTTTCGCCTGCGCTATTGTCCTCGTCATCCAAGGCACGCAGTTCTTCTTCGAGGCGTCGGATGCGCTCCTCAGCGGATTCGCTGAGGGTGCCCATGAATCGCGGATCGTCGTCGGGGGCGACAGGCTTTTGTTGGACACCGGGTCGGTTTTTACCGATAAACAACCACAGTGCTGGGCCAATGAGGGGCAAGACCACAATGATGGCAATCCAGACAGGTTTCGGAAAAGCACGCAAGCGATTGCTCGCTGTGACAAACAAATCGACCAGGGCATAGATGGTCAGGGCTAATACCGCTACTCCACCAATGACTAACCACCGCACCATGTTCCCAATCCTACGCAGGTAGTCTGAGGGTGTGTCTGCTTGGCTCTATTATTCCCTGGCCCGTATCGGCATCTTCGGAGCAGTTTTTGCGCTTCTCTACTTTGTCGGCATCACATGGTGGGTCTCTGCAATCTTTGCCGCGGTGATTTCTTTCACCGCGGCCTATGTTTTTCTCGCCAGCACCCGAGCCGAAATGGCCGAAGGGGTCAAGGCGCGACTGGAAAAAAGGCGCCAGTCGAAGACTGACGACGATACCGCAGCAGAGGACTCGCTCTAAACCGCTAGGCCTAAACACCTCCGCGCCTCAAGATGGCATCGAATTGCTTAGAAGACGATGGCTAGCCCCAGTCCAATGGCGAAGAGCAGCGAATTTAGCGTCGTGAGCTGAAGCGCCACAATCAAATTTTTCGGGGTATTTGCTCGCCACACAATCACGACAATCACCGCAGTCAGGACCAAAGTGATGAACACGACGGATGCGAAGACGAACACGAACGACAACCCCGCGAGGATCAGATACGGCGCGATAAGCATCACCGTGATGAGCACCCGTGAGGCGACCGGTCCTATCCGAACCGAAAGCGTATTTTTCGAGGCCGCTTTGTCTTGATCGATATCGCGCAGGTTGTTTTCTAACAGCACAGCACTGGCAAAAAATCCCAGTGCGGATCCTGTAAGCCAGGACTCCCATGGCACAACACCCACTTGCACATAGGCCGTACCCACGGTGGCCACCAGGCCAAAGAACACAAACACCACCAACTCGCCCAGACCCCGATAGCCATAAGGGCTGGTACCCCCGGTGTAAGTCCACGCGGCAAAAAGCGCAAACCCTCCGATGACGAATAACCACCACGACTGGGATAAAACGACCAAGGCCAGTCCGGCCACACCGCTGACGGCAAAAGACAGGATTGCCGCTCGTTTGACTAACCGTGGTTCGACCCGGCCAGAACCGGTGAGACGTGCGGGTCCCACCCGGTAGTCATCTGTTCCACGGATACCATCGGAGTAGTCGTTCGCGAAGTTCACCCCAATTTGAATGGCGACGGCCACCAACACGGCAAGGCCGACCAGCAGCAGATCAGCAGCATCGCGCCAATAGGCCGATGATGTTCCCAGAATGACGGGCGAAAAAGCGAGGGGTAGTGTGCGAAGCCTCGCTCCACTGATCCAGTCGGAAAACGAAACGGGTGCTTTGCTATCACTCACGGTGATGAAGTCTATTCCCGCCTTCATGAATGACATGGTCGGCTACCGCACGCCGGTCCACCTTCCCTGAGGGTAAACGGGGGATCACGTCCAACATGACTAGCTGGCGCGGCACTACATGGCGGCCAAGAATCCGGGAAATGGCTTCCTGTACCTGATCCAGTGAAAGAGCGGCAGCCTCCGAGACCATCTGTTGGGCTTCTTCGGCGCCTTTCTTTGACGCGGAGATTCGCGACGCAGAGAGTGCACCCACCATCACGGGCACGTCACCCCAGGTGGGGTCAGCCACCCCGACTGCCACCCACTCGTAACTCGGAAAGACGCCATGCAGGGTGTCTTCTAGTTCATCAAGGTTCACTTTGAGCCCGCCAGAAATGATTGTCCGGTCGATTCGCCCAGAAACCTGCAGTACTCCATCGACAATGGCCCCTGCATCGTCGGTGAAATACCAGGTGCGATCGTGCCTGACAACAAATCGCTCTTTCGTCCGGGTGGGGTCCCCTAGATACCCCCCGGCCAACATCGGGCCAGATAGTGTGACCGCACCATCCACGATGTCGACTTCCGTCTCGCCCAAGGGAACGCCGTCCCACACGCAGCCTCCGGCTGTCTCGGCCGAGCCGTAGGTTTTGGTAACTATCACCCCGAGTGACTGGGCACGGTGTACCAGTTCGTCTGGAACCCTTTGACCGCCCACCAGAATCCGCTCAAAACCCGCGAGCGCATCTCGGAGCTCAGGGTCACTCTCGGCAGCATCGAGAAGATCGGAGATTTGCTTTGGTACGAGGGACGTGTAGCGAGGTATGCCCGGGTAATCATCAAAAGCACTCTGATGGAACGCCCGCAACCCAACGGAGATTGGAACTGTGTGGTCTTTGGCCAGCAGCTTTCCTCCAGGCTCCAGCGCACGGACAATCACCATGACCCCGGCAATGTAGTGGGCAGGTAGCGCAAGCCACCAAACACCCGGTGCGCCTAACGCGCTCATGCTCTGCGCCGAAGCGGCTCGAAGAGACTCTGCGGTATGCCACACCCGTTTGGGTGTGGCAGTAGATCCACTCGTTTCAACAACAAGTGCCACTTGGTCGTCAACTAGTTCAGGCGAACCTTTTGGTGTTGCCCCCATGTAGGGAAATACCGCTGGGCCACTGCCCGCGAGTGCATCGCCTAGTGGCCCAATCAGTGAGTTGGGGTCGGACACCTCGACAACACGTAGTTCACGAGCCATGAAGTAATCACACCTGCCAAGAAGTGTCACTCCAGTCAGGTCGACGCTTTTCTAAAAACGCGTCGCGACCTTCTCTGGCTTCATCGCCACCATAAGCCAAGCGCGTTGCTTCGCCGGCAAAAAGTTGTTGACCAACCAGGCCATCGTCAACCATGTTCATGGCGTATTTCAGCATCCGAATCGCGGTAGGGCTTTTGCCGAGAATCTCTTTGGCCCAGTCGATAGCTGTTTCCTCTAATTGCTCGTGTGGGACAGCCGCGTTTACTGCACCCATTTCGTAGGCGCGCTCCGCTGAGTACTCAGCACCACGGAAAAACACTTCGCGCGCATTTTTTTGTCCAACCATTTTCGCAAAATACGCGCT encodes:
- a CDS encoding 1,4-dihydroxy-2-naphthoate polyprenyltransferase; protein product: MSDSKAPVSFSDWISGARLRTLPLAFSPVILGTSSAYWRDAADLLLVGLAVLVAVAIQIGVNFANDYSDGIRGTDDYRVGPARLTGSGRVEPRLVKRAAILSFAVSGVAGLALVVLSQSWWLFVIGGFALFAAWTYTGGTSPYGYRGLGELVVFVFFGLVATVGTAYVQVGVVPWESWLTGSALGFFASAVLLENNLRDIDQDKAASKNTLSVRIGPVASRVLITVMLIAPYLILAGLSFVFVFASVVFITLVLTAVIVVIVWRANTPKNLIVALQLTTLNSLLFAIGLGLAIVF
- a CDS encoding class I SAM-dependent methyltransferase, whose product is MPAPHAVLDSSSRNRQARRIATILVNAGLQPNATVLDVGTGSGHIAGYLSDNTVPQGRVTSVDVVDLRVRKAGFDYVSVAGAALPFGASTFDCVVSNHLLEHLASPEEQQIHLEEVTRVLKTGGILYVAVPNRWFIWESHFDLPFLSWLPSPVASKLVRLAGKGDVYDCIPLSDRKLRRLLKHTPVSSRSVAGEAASFRLGFNYNSVLPGALLSLMRALGGVLLPTFIRVGIKE
- a CDS encoding FAD-dependent oxidoreductase; this encodes MKLRLAIVGAGPAGIYAADILLKYERAFDVSIDLFERLPAPYGLVRYGVAPDHPRIKGIINALKDILDTGHIRLFGNVNYGTDITLDDLKKHYHAVIFSTGAMEDANLSLPGIDLPGSYGAADFVSWYDGHPDVPREWPLDAKNIAVVGNGNVALDVARMLVKHPDDLLPTEIPDNVYEGLKKSPVTDVHIFGRRGPMQVKFTPLELRELGELNDVDMVLHDEDFDYDQAAKEAITSNKQLVVIDRIFQSWRQRETGSASRRLHFHFYANPLEVLGNEKVQNFRYERTQPDGAGGVRPTGEIRELDIDALYRAVGYFGSPLDGIPFDERHGIIPNHEGQVLDDHNRVVPGVYATGWIKRGPVGLIGHTKSDAMETIQHLVKDQASWWTPAEPEEDAVTQLLDSRDVNYRDLSGWQRLDDAERALGKERGRERLKVVSREDMLDRSLPGDTS
- a CDS encoding AMP-binding protein → MARELRVVEVSDPNSLIGPLGDALAGSGPAVFPYMGATPKGSPELVDDQVALVVETSGSTATPKRVWHTAESLRAASAQSMSALGAPGVWWLALPAHYIAGVMVIVRALEPGGKLLAKDHTVPISVGLRAFHQSAFDDYPGIPRYTSLVPKQISDLLDAAESDPELRDALAGFERILVGGQRVPDELVHRAQSLGVIVTKTYGSAETAGGCVWDGVPLGETEVDIVDGAVTLSGPMLAGGYLGDPTRTKERFVVRHDRTWYFTDDAGAIVDGVLQVSGRIDRTIISGGLKVNLDELEDTLHGVFPSYEWVAVGVADPTWGDVPVMVGALSASRISASKKGAEEAQQMVSEAAALSLDQVQEAISRILGRHVVPRQLVMLDVIPRLPSGKVDRRAVADHVIHEGGNRLHHRE
- a CDS encoding polyprenyl synthetase family protein codes for the protein MTATPASELDGAPRGRGSKFLSGGQALFASSEQKDVARALDKGLDAIESGLGAELSYTHEIADAVSRYLFDAGGKRIRPLLTLLTAQWGEGATDQVITAAQVIELTHLATLYHDDVMDEAVKRRGVTAAQKVWTNSIAILAGDLLFARAGSLGVGLGGDAMRRQTDTFERLVVGQMRETVGPKEGEDPIEHYLGVLADKTGSLIALSGEFGVTLSGAPVEYVPAIQGFGEHIGVAFQLVDDVIDLSADEEETGKKAGTDVRRGVATLPMLLLEKRAENHASDNELLETLRKGATGDLSEEEFSEAISSLRHHQVTTDTTEEARKVADKAIAHLAELPEGVVTDALERFAHQVVERTQ
- a CDS encoding DUF4229 domain-containing protein; amino-acid sequence: MSAWLYYSLARIGIFGAVFALLYFVGITWWVSAIFAAVISFTAAYVFLASTRAEMAEGVKARLEKRRQSKTDDDTAAEDSL
- a CDS encoding isochorismate synthase; the protein is MTERPLTPHAVPALHVTTVANATSEPPLAAAESDNPLLFQRLGKGVAGSGVALRAEFSGTNRFHDATTWWSEVVEHATVTNPLGRPGTGLLAMGAFSFSTLSHHRSVLIVPRHVWGTDEHGSWQTTIEVIEHETGGAAVEEDGLATSHAAATNALDNTANKSSRATEPESAAEPAARHNEWHAGQVSEARFLDLVSQAKQAISQGGLHKVVVARDLVRSFEQEPDWRIVLQGLTEAYPDTFVFSLDGFFGASPETLVSLRGEHVSLRVLAGSTARGSHPEEDRAQSEALSTSTKDLDEHQFAVRSVVESLAAANITAVADDNPFSLKLPNLWHLATDVVAKVPEGIGGLRVLQALHPTAAVAGSPTTDALAFLEEHENLDRGRYAGPVGWIDERGDGDWAIALRCAQYDPEAYTLTAYAGAGVVAESDPERELLETGLKFRPITEGAHHNSRP
- the menD gene encoding 2-succinyl-5-enolpyruvyl-6-hydroxy-3-cyclohexene-1-carboxylic-acid synthase yields the protein MTASESPATDWSLPFLLGLIERGVRHVVVSPGSRSQALALAAYELSQHPEVSLSVHVSVDERTAGFFGLGLSIHTGQPAVLICTSGSAPAHYLPALLEAKHSGIPLIALTADRPPELQGVGANQTTVQPGMFGPAVHSVLQVNAPEGHESDQAEALERATEAARLAQHGEPGGRPGPVQVNVAFREPLSSPLLTQQIDDVLGVLRSASPAVMTPTNAAEGNTSIAPIRELTLEPQPGTIVIAGHRAGAEAEQLAIDLGAPLIAEVHSGAHFGPHLVVAYRELLDNPPQGVAIERVVCVGRPTLSRQVQALLARTDVEHVVWQRSEHEPANPSGTAQIADHISVTNPVTRDVARSWVGPWVHASRQLVEAQSVALDPPAPEVALLDSDDMAERSRFAKAEMDVVRRPLTRRQIALEVWQNTWPHDQLVLGSSRMIRECDMAVPGKNIPVWSSRGLSGIDGTIATARGIAMARAHSGDPATAGITRAVLGDLAFLHDAGSLLLDKGEAEDTRLQVIVVRDGGGSLFDLLEASRTAEAEAFNRVIFTPAEVNIEALAGAYGWNYVMAKNHGDLVEALANPAQHLVVDCLVPRREDH
- the ubiE gene encoding bifunctional demethylmenaquinone methyltransferase/2-methoxy-6-polyprenyl-1,4-benzoquinol methylase UbiE: MTAADLGKDPEQVAAMFTEVAKGYDRTNTVLSGGNATLWRIATVKALDPQPGERILDIAAGTGTSSVAIAKSGAEVVALDFSAGMVEEGRKRHPELTFVEGDAEALPFPPQSFDAVTISFGLRNVNNPQLAIGEMYRVLKPGGRLVICEFSHPDRAVVKGSYKAYLKYVMPAIAKVTSSNPEAYTYLMDSIREWPTQDVLAQWLRAAGFTRVAYRNLTGGIVALHRARAPESKKVRGSVAERRARPASPSTQANQTVTGSHR
- a CDS encoding PLD nuclease N-terminal domain-containing protein, which gives rise to MVRWLVIGGVAVLALTIYALVDLFVTASNRLRAFPKPVWIAIIVVLPLIGPALWLFIGKNRPGVQQKPVAPDDDPRFMGTLSESAEERIRRLEEELRALDDEDNSAGEKSDEHSDEGPDDQPGDSTPPTPPRA